TTTCCCTCGCCTTCCATGAGAGCCTGGGGAATGACAAACCGTTCGGTCGCGCCCAGGGAGGCGCTTCTGTTGCCATTGAGCCCCACCGCCAGTACCCGGAGGTTGGTGCCGCCCAGATCAAGGGCAAGAAAGTCCCCCTTTTCCGCTCCGGTTGGCCGGCTCACAAAGGCGGGAATCATCTTGAGCGAGCTTTGTTCCCCCGCCAAACCCCGCTCCATCTCCCGGTGAAAATGGCCAATCAACTCCCGGATATCCGGAAGGTTGACTCGGAAGTCGTCCGCCAGGCTGGTCAGAAAGCGTTCAGTCTCAGTGGCAAGGAGTTTTTTTGTTAGCTTCGAATTTCTCATGAAATCAGCCCAGCCGTTATTCCGGCGGAATCCGGAAAACGAAGTTTAATGTTAATGGCTTGGACGTCAAGGACTGGAAGTTGGCCCTTGCCGGGATGAATATCTATTTTATTCCGCTGATGTTGTGGAAGGATCGCAAATTACTGCTGGGGTTGAGGTTGAATTTGCTCTATAAATTGATGTTCGCGATCTTTCCCATAGAGTTCATGATATTTTCCGTAAGGCATAGTATTGAGTGCCATATAATTTGCAGTGCGGGCGTGCGGGACATAGTCCGCCATAGCCGAGTTGACGGCCGCAACGACAGCTTTCACAAGAAGACCAGCTACGCCGCCGGGATTGCCGCCGGAAAGATCAACCACCACCGTGCCGGTATATCGCCAGAGGACGACATTGGACTTGGTTGATTTCAGCTCACAATCAATCGAGATGGTCAGGTTGGCCGCAAGAACCATGTAAGCAAGATTCCATTTCTTGATGGTGGTAAACAGAACCGCGTCCGCGCCGAAGTATTCCCGAAACTTCTGTAGAGGAACATCCTTTATCAATTCGGAGTCATAAATGCCTTCCATCTTGAGCAGCTCGGTTGTAATCTCGTAGGGAAAAACATAATATCCCCGGAAGGAAAGGGGCTCCTGAATAGTTGTAGCGTAATAATCCTTCGCTTCCGCCGCCGTGGACTCGTTCATGGGCGGCAGTATCAAAATTGAGGCCGGCGCCTCCTGATATAAAAGGGGAAATTTACCCCCTTTCGTGACCATTTTGGGGGCGCAGGCACTCAAAGAAACGCCCAGCAAAATCACAATTATCAGCAATAAGAATCTGTTTTTATTGATAATCATGCGACTGTCCATTATTTCTCCTGTTTATCGGGTGGGCCTGGCGCGACTTCCGGGTTTTTCCCCTGCTCGGAAGGAGCGGGCTTGGCTTTGTCGGCAAGTTTAACGGCGTTCTCCAACCGATCCATAAGGATTGCGGATTCAGGATATAGCTGCTTTTCCATGTTGAAATTTTGAATCGCCAGATCTTTTTTGTTTTGACGGAAATAGATGTAGCCCAGCTCCGCATGCACACCGGGGGGAATCCGCAAATTGTTCTTCCCCGATTCTGCGATAATGTTTTCAAGGGCTTGCTGATGCCCAAGGCTGGTCTGCTCGGAGGGATGTTTCTTGGACTGGTAAAGGGTATTGGAATAGTCTCCCCAGTAGTACATTTTTTGAGGAGTTGCGCACCCCAGAAGAAAGATCGCCGATAAAACGATGAATGCAAGTTTTAAATGATTCATGGTATTGGAATTTCCTTTGTTGCTCCATCGGCAATGATCACGACCCGATTGACGACTTCACTTCCCGCTTTCGTTACAATTATTGTGTGCTTCCCGGGGGCAATCTGGAAAAGGATGGTCTTGGCCGCTTCCCCCGTTTTCTGGAGTTCTGCGTCGATATTCAGGGTTATGGCGCCATCTATAACGGCCACAGCGCCCTCGATATTTCCTATAAAAGTGACATAGCTTCGCGGAGTCGGCTGGACAACGCCTTCGTAATATCCGCAACTAACGAGCGCAAGCAAAAGCAAACAGGAAAGAACCAGCTTTCGTGCCATGATCAATCGCCCTCCTTCGCTTCACCTATGAATAACATTTTGAAATCATTTTCATTTTTATAATCGGCAAGATTGCCATCGCCTTCAATAACCAGGGCCAGAGAAAGCTCATTTTCCGGCGTATCGCCCAGCGTGGCAGTTACTTTAATCTTTGCAAGTTTCGTTGCCGGCAGCGAAACCTCCATGTTTGTCTGGGGGTTCTTTACCTTCCGCCCTTCCCGATAAACCTGAAAAACGTCTCCCTCTTTGATGTTCTGCGACTTGCCGCCGGAAATGATCAGTTGCTTGCCCTCCTGCCCGAGGATGTATCCCCGCCAGGGTTTATCTAAGAGTTTCTCAATGATATTGGATGCCAAATTCGTAATCGCCGATTCCAGCGCTTTGTCATTTAACGTGGAGTCATAGCCGGCCCGGCCGCCAACGCCGAAAATCGTTCCGGCCTCGGCAAAGGCCGTTCCTTCGCCGTCCTCCGAGTAAATAATCAGACCAGTGGCAACTTCAATCATGCGCACATGCACCTTGGCAAAGGCCGTCTGCCTTTTTGTTCTGCTGAAGATGCCAACCTCGCCCGTATCTTTTCTGCCGAACTCCGTCACCGAGCCCACGATAATGTAATCAGCCATATTCCGGAGGGGAGCGGCGCTCCCTATGGCCAATTCCTTCTGAATTTTATCCAAATCGGCTCGTTCCAGAATGATGAATTTTTCGGTCTGCAATAATTTATTGGAGAGAATATCAACGGCCTGTTTTCCGATGCGATCCTTTTGATCATCAAGGAAGAAGCTCTGTCCGTATTTGGTCTCATTGGTGAAGCGGGCCACGGCGATTTTTCTCTTCAACCCTTTTCTTGCTGCTAAGTTCTGCGGCGTTTGGGTTTTACTGACTTGAGGCGCGGCATCAACCAGTCTGACGTCCGGTTTATCGATAGTCGCGCAGGCAGTTAGCAAGAAAAAAAAGGATAGGAAGCAGCTTGAGAAATATTGCTTTTTCATGGTCCCCCTCCCCCAAGATTATCAATGAATATGGATTGTTAGTTTTTTAGCAGCGGGGCCTTCCCCGCAACCGCAATTAAAAAAATTGGGTCATTTTGTCAAGAAAAATTTTTAATCACGCTGTAAATAGTTACCGATGGCTTGAGAAGCCTTCTACCATAACTAAGTATAAGCATACCAATGGCTTAAGGCCTCGCTCCCGTTAACCATTGCAGAATATAGATCACGTCATCCAGCCCCAGACGGTTGTCGCCGTTGGCGTCGCCGGGAAAATAATCAGGTGAAGATACAGCCATTTGCGGTATCGTCACGGGCAGATTCTGCACGGATAATGTGATATCCTTCGTTAGCGTCACCATATCCGGCGCAGAAATGACCAGTTTGTAGTCAGCGAACGGGACATTGGGCAGGATGAAGTTGCCGGTATAATCCGTCTGGGTCGAATAGGCGGTACCGAGGAGGGCTACGGTGGCATTCTGGACGGCAAGATTGCTGGAGCCAGCGATGTTCACGGAAACCCGTCCGGAAATCGTGCCGGTATCCGGCGGCGATGAGGGGGTGGCGCTTACTTCGGCAGAGTAGGCAGAGCCAGGACCAGCTCCC
The window above is part of the Syntrophales bacterium genome. Proteins encoded here:
- a CDS encoding DUF799 domain-containing protein, which encodes MDSRMIINKNRFLLLIIVILLGVSLSACAPKMVTKGGKFPLLYQEAPASILILPPMNESTAAEAKDYYATTIQEPLSFRGYYVFPYEITTELLKMEGIYDSELIKDVPLQKFREYFGADAVLFTTIKKWNLAYMVLAANLTISIDCELKSTKSNVVLWRYTGTVVVDLSGGNPGGVAGLLVKAVVAAVNSAMADYVPHARTANYMALNTMPYGKYHELYGKDREHQFIEQIQPQPQQ
- a CDS encoding DUF4810 domain-containing protein codes for the protein MNHLKLAFIVLSAIFLLGCATPQKMYYWGDYSNTLYQSKKHPSEQTSLGHQQALENIIAESGKNNLRIPPGVHAELGYIYFRQNKKDLAIQNFNMEKQLYPESAILMDRLENAVKLADKAKPAPSEQGKNPEVAPGPPDKQEK
- a CDS encoding CsgG/HfaB family protein: MKKQYFSSCFLSFFFLLTACATIDKPDVRLVDAAPQVSKTQTPQNLAARKGLKRKIAVARFTNETKYGQSFFLDDQKDRIGKQAVDILSNKLLQTEKFIILERADLDKIQKELAIGSAAPLRNMADYIIVGSVTEFGRKDTGEVGIFSRTKRQTAFAKVHVRMIEVATGLIIYSEDGEGTAFAEAGTIFGVGGRAGYDSTLNDKALESAITNLASNIIEKLLDKPWRGYILGQEGKQLIISGGKSQNIKEGDVFQVYREGRKVKNPQTNMEVSLPATKLAKIKVTATLGDTPENELSLALVIEGDGNLADYKNENDFKMLFIGEAKEGD